In Felis catus isolate Fca126 chromosome B1, F.catus_Fca126_mat1.0, whole genome shotgun sequence, the sequence aataaacatttaaaataaaaaaaaaaatagtaatccGTTGGTATTAATCCACATCATTACTTAGTATAGAGTCCAGTTGAATTTAGGTTTTCATTTTGTCCAACACTTCACCATACCCCATAATCATCTGGCCAAATGCATCACTTCCAATCACTGAACAAATAATTGGAGAAAGTTCTAGTCTGGGATCTAGAGTTAGGAAGTGTTGGTAACGTATGAGCCCATGTGGTAATAGTGTATGTGTGTCATCATTTCTTGTTTGAACCACTGCTTGGAAGAGGTGAGGTAAAGAGAACCAGGTAAAGTGTGTGTGCAATCTTATGGGACTCTCCTTTCTAGATGACTTATAATTGTTCCAgaagtcattttattatttttttttattttaaagagagagagaatgtgtgcatttaagtttatatttatttattttgagaacgaaAAAGAGCACACAAGCGtgcgctggggaggggcagagagagaggagaaagaatcccagtcaggctccatgctaatcagtgcagagtccaattaGTGCAGGGCTTGATTCACGAACagtaagatcttgacctgagccaaaatcaagagatggatgcttaaccgactgagccacccaggtccccctaagattttaagtaatctctatacccagtgtggggcttgaacttaacaaccctgagatcaggagttgcatgctctaccaattgagccagccatgcaccctaccagaagtcatttttaattaactttttggaACTTGGCTTGGGTTGGTTAGGTTACAGGCTAGTCCACAGGTTATCTTAACTCATGATACGACTAGCCTGTTGTACCTTTGTAATGAAAAAATAGAATCAATGCTTAGGAGTAAACTCCGGTAATGTAATATTTGAACCAAGTATTTTACTTCTTGCTGTCCTGGTAGCCGTTTACTCAAATATTCTGTGGCTGATGGTATAGTAATCGCCAATTTGTGGCTGAGCTAAGGTGTTATATGGCTCAAGACCTTTAGGGCCTTAGAGAATAAAGGGAAAGCCAGTGTTGTAAGCTTTGACTGAGCTCCATGAACTAAGGGAAAGAAATATCATGGGGTCCATAGAGGGCAGATGTTGTCGAATTGATTATGCATATTGTTAATGATTATAAGTTGTTGAATTAAGAGTTTTCTGACTGATGAGACAAAAGAAATACTATTAAGATATGTTAACTCCAGAAGAAAGTAGTAATGAAGCCTGTGATAAAACTGTTATGAATTAAATCTCTCTTTTGGCATTAATTACTTCAGAGAAATTGGTGTCACCTTCTGTGACTTGCCTACCTATCTACTACTTAAGCTTACAGAAGGTTAGGGTAGAGgcatagaaaatgagaaaagattttGGAGTAGCTAGGTACTTGGATAAAATTAAGAAgttatccttggggcacctgggtggctagtcagttaagtatccgacttcagctcaagtcatgatctcatggttagtgagtttgagccctgtgttgggctctgtgctgacagctcagagcctgggtcctgcttcagattctgtgtctccctctctctcttcccctcccctgctccctccctccctctctctcaaataaataaacattaaaaaaatctttttaaaaaagaagttatgtTAGTCCAACTTTAGGATAACTAGAGCCTCGAGTGAGAGTAGGGgaattttctgtaaaaaatattcagaaagaatATTCTCAAGCAATAGAATCCACCTTAGGGGGTAGTCTGGCCAGATAGATAATTTGTACTTGCCTCTGCAGATCTAGCCTGAGCTGTCCTGAATCTTTGCAAGCTGTTACTGTATATACCCGTTATGGTAATTTATTACTGTATAACTCACATTGAGTTCCCATCATTCTCTggatcagcttttaaaaatttatttgttgtatACTTTTCATTGTAGAAAATATCAAATTTATACAAAAGATGAAGACAATAATATTATGAACCCCTATTTACTCTTTGCCCATTGTCAGCAGTTACCATTGCTGATCTTGTTTTGTTTGCTActtctctcctttgcctcctaCCCCACGTTATTTTTAGACAGATTCCAGGTAGGAATAGTTTCATATGAATCAGTTTTCAGTTGTCATCTCCAGAGCACCTTGCCAGGGAAAGCTGTTTGATCTTCTCTCATCTTTAGTATGTTCCATCTTATCCTGTTAGCTGTCTTGGCTCTTCCGTACTCTGATGCACCCTGACTTCCACGTCTCAGGCTTTTCCTAAGTCATTCCATGCATATAAACAACTTTCGTTCTCCTGCTTTTCACACCTCCACGCAACTTTcaagcttttatttgttttggcttGCTTCCTTTATTTAGTCTCCCATTAGGTTATAAGCTTGTCAAGAGAAAAGAATTGGTATACTTACTACTGGTTCAAAAACTATTCCTATATAGAATTTTAGCCTTTTCAGAGTGCTTTGATTTTTGCCAAAGCATTATAAAAACCCACTTGCTAGATTTTAGAGAGAGCATAATATCTTCATTTTCCAATGAGGTAATTGAAGCAAAGGCAGCCACATGTCTCTAAGGTTACATGGTATAGCTAAGCCAAAAGTAAATGCCTAGACTCCAGTCACatggtttattttcctttctatttgaTAGACTTTATttacatagtattggaaatcctaaAGATGCTAGATGATGTCTAGCTTTAATGAGCCAAGAAAACATTTGTGAATGATAttgcaaatatttgtaaaaaccTATGGATATAGGTTTATAAACAAGGAGGATAGAAAAGGAACTTAAAATttggttttggggcacctgggtggcttagttggttgagcaaccaattcttgatttcagttcagatcatgatcttgcagttcgtggctTCTGCTgcaagtcaggctctatgctggcaatgtggggcctgcttgggaatctctctctccttctgccactcccctgcttgtgctctctctctgtgaaaatgaatgaataaactttaaaaatttttttaattaaaaataaaattttgtttaaaagactAGGAAaatggtatccaaaatctataaagaacttatcaaactcaacatccaaaaaaacaaataatccagtgaagaaatgggcaaaagacatgaataggcacttttccaaagaagacattcagatggctaacaggcacatgaaaaatttttcaaaattactcatcatcagggaaatacatattaaaaccatggtgagataccaccacctcacacctgtcagaatggttaaaattaacaggcaacaggggcgcctgggtggcacagtcggttaagcgtccgacttcagccaggtcacgatctcgcggtccgtgagttcgagccccgcgtcaggctctgggctgatggctcagagcctggagcctgtttccgattctgtgtctccctctctctctgcccctcccccgttcatgctctgtctctctctgtcccaaaaataaataaacattgaaaaaaaaaattaaaaaaaaaaaaataataaaaaaattaacaggcaacaacagatgttggcaaggatgcagaaagagaggaaaccttttgcactgctggtgtgaatgcaaactggtacagccactctggaaaacagtatggaggttcctcaaaaaactaaaaatagaactaccctgtgacccagcaattgcactattgggtatttatacaaaggatacaggagtgctgtttcaaaggggcatatgcaccccaatgtttatagcagcactatcaacaatagccaaagtatggaaggagcccaaatgtctatcgatggatgaatggataaagaagatgtggtatatatatacaatggaatattactcagcaataaaaaagaatgaaatcttgtcatttgcaactatgtggatggaactagagtgtattatgctaagtgaaaggagtgagagaaagacaaatatcatatgacctcactcatatgtggaatttaagatacaaaacagatgaacataagggaagggaagcaaaaataatataaaaacagggaggggaacaaaacataagagacttaaatacagagaacaaactgagggttgctggaaggttGTTgagggggagatgggctaaacgGGCAAGGGACATTGAGGAGGAtatttgttgggatgagaactgggtatGTACATGATGAATCATATGtacatgatgaatcactaaattgtattcctgaagtcattattacactatatgttaactaacttggatgtaaattataaaaatagataataaaattttttaaattaaaaaaacaaagaccagGATAATAGTggtgcctagtggctcagttggttgggcgtctgactttagctctggtcatgatctcatagtttgtgagttcaagccccacaatcaggctctctgctgggcagcgcagagcctgcttgagatcctctgtctccctctgtctctgcccctccccaacttgcgtgctctttctctctctctctctctcaaaaataaatttaaaacaaagcattaaaaaataaaataaaataaagaccaggataataatttattacataaaataaagagaggaaagaaaacttataTTTCATTTCAGACTGGGAACTCCTTTATGACAAGAACAGTCTCATTCATCTTTATATCTCCAGGGTTTAGCTTGCAACCTGCCTTCCCTGATATCTGTCACTATATAGTAGCttctcaacaaaaatttattgaatgagtTGATGCTTCAGGCTGTTCTGTCTGgtgattatatttataaaatgtattatttctatgGAATTAATAGAGGGTTAAATTAAAGCTAATAATGATAGTTAACTTCACATTTAACTAGTTAATTGATGATTCAGGGTTTATCTTGAAATCAGTGAATATCTCACAGATACTTTGTTCTTAATCCCGTATGCTTTCATCAGGTGAACACTCCAACCAAAACCTATGGAATGGGGAAAGGCCGTGCGGCAGATCTGAAGTATATTGAGGCTTGTGCCAGACGCATTGTGCAAAACTCACATGGGTACAAAATTGTGACTGAGAAAAGCACAGTTCCAGTGAGGGCAGCAGAAAGTATTCGTCGAATATTTGATGCAAACACAAAACCCAACTTGAATTTACAGGTATAAAAAAAGGAAGCGTTAGAACCTGATACTATGTAAATATTGCTGCTTATAGTTGCCCATGGTTAATTCTAGGCTTACAACTTTGCTTTGCATTGGGATTCTAGGTACTGTCCAACCCTGAGTTCTTGGCAGAAGGAACAGCCATCAAGGACCTGAAGAACCCAGACAGAGTACTGATTGGAGGGGATGAAACGCCAGAGGGCCAGAGAGCTGTACAGGCACTGTGTGCTGTGTATGAGCACTGGGTTCCCAGAGAAAAGATCCTCACCACTAATACTTGGTCTTCAGAACTTTCCAAACTGGTTGGTATAGAGCATTCAACTCTCCATTTAATTTAAAGCCAAGGACTTATTTCTCTTAAGCCTGATAAGCCACACAGGTACtttcttaatattaaataaaaggtaTGCTTTTGAAGACAATATTCTTGTccattatgaaataattttcacaAGGGAAATCAAATATTGGggtataaaatattttggaaagtgctaaattttaataaaatataaaatgaagggtTCATTAAAATTGTAGTCTTAAAAATCactctttcccttttttactcCCGTTCTTAATCATCTTTCTTCtcgaatttaaaacattttcctttaccAACCCATTCATAGCCTCCTCAAATTGAGGCCATCAGTAACTTTTATATCTCCCTCAGTAATTTGTATCAACTCAGTGAAACATAATCCAGACAtttaaaattgccattttaaCTCGttgtacttttcctttttttccccccgaaGGCAGCAAATGCTTTTCTTGCCCAGAGGATCAGCAGTATTAACTCTATAAGTGCCCTCTGTGAAGCAACAGGGGCTGATGTAGAAGAGGTGGCAACAGCCATTGGAATGGACCAGAGAATTGGAAATAAGTTTCTGAAAGCCAGTGTTGGtaaattgaaaattttctgtaCATAAAATAGATTCATTTAGCTGGGTCTCTAACTTtaaggaagtcttttttttttttttaatatttatttatttttgagagagagagagagagtgtggggaggggtagagagagagggagacagaggatcagaagcaggctgtgcgctgacagcacagagcccaaggagggactcagactcacaaactgtgagatcgtgatctgagccgaagttggatgtttaaccaactgagccacccaggcgccccaaagaaatCTTTGTTTAACTTGATGCCCTCAAAATAATGATTCTGTTATACATGTGACATCTTCAGCCTATCTGGAACTTCCCAAGTGCAGCAATAATTTAACTTATATTGTTTAATAATTACTGATTGATTAGGAGGATAAACAGAGTTCACTGTTTTAGGAGCATTAATTGGTATTCAGTTCGAACATTTAGGAAGAGTAAGTTCCAGAGACCACATAGGAAATAACTCGATACCTTACTGAAGCAAACAGGAAACAAATTTCCTATCATTTACTTTGCCTACTAATATACTTTTGGAAATGTGGCCTGGGTGAAGTAAGTCGGTCCTTATTAGTTGCCAGTTCTGTACTTCTGAATTATCctatttgctaaaatttatttttaatccccaAATCAGTGCTCCTAGTGCTTTCACGGTCATTTGCAAACACCACACAGCAGCAAAAAATTTGAGTCACCCAACACAGATATTTCCAGCTGAAGTTGCATAAGGCAATGCTCTTGTTTCAGCTCCCATTCTGTAAACAAGTGCTTTTTTTGTGGTCTATTTAGTgtcacattttttacatttttgtgttttttattggtGATTTCACTTTTCTAAATGGCCCTCAGGCATATTGCAAAGTGCTgcctagtgttttgttttattattattattatttttttttttttacattttttttttaacgtttatttttgagacagagagagacagcatgaacgggggaggggcagagagagagggagacacagaatccgaagcaggctccaggctctgagccatcagcccagagcccgacgcagggctcgaactcacggaccgcgagatcgtgacctgagctgaagtcggacgctcaaccgactgagccacccaggcgcccctgcggcCTAGTGTTTTGAAGTGCCAGGAGACTCTGATGTACCTCACAGAGAAAATACGTGTGGTTAGATAAGCTTTATTCAGGCATGAGTTGTAGTGCTGTTGGCTATGAATTTAATGTTAACgaatcaataatatatattaaagaaagtgTCTTTAAACTCATAAGGGCAAGAACAGGGAcactgggctggctcagttggtagagcatgcaactcttgatctcagggtaatgagtttgagccccattttgggtatagagcttacttaaaagggggaggcagaagacatgagcagacatttctccaaagaagacatacagatggcaaacagacacatgaaaagatgccccgtatcactcatcatcagagaaatgcaaatcaaaaccgtaatgacatatcacctcacacctgtcagaatagctaaactaaaaaatacaagaaacaacaaatgttggcaatgatacagaggaaaaggaacacttgtgcactgttggggggaataAAAACTAttgcagccagtgtggaaaacaatatatggagattcctcaaaaattaaaaatagaattatcatgtgatccagtaattccactactgggtatttacccaaagaatacaaaaacactaattcaagaagatatatcaacccctatgtttattgcagcattatttacactagGCAAGATATGGCGGCaacccatatatatatgtgtatatatacatatacacaccacatcttccttatccattcatctatcaatggacatatacatatatatatatatgtgtgtgtgtgtgtgtgtgtataatatatatatacacacacatatatatatacacacacatacatatatatacatatgcacagtggaatattactcagccatagaaaagaatgaattcttgctatttgcaacaacatgaatgaatctagagagtattatgctaagtgaaataagtcagttaaggaaagataaataccataagatttcactcatatgtggaatttaagaaataaaacaaacaaaagagaaaagagacaaaccaagaaacagactcttaactatagagaacatacttatggctgccagaggggaagtggatggggtgaaatagatgaaggggattaagactacacttatcatgatgaacactgagtaatgtgtagaattgttgaatcactatattgtagacctgaaactaacataacactgtatatatactatgctggaattaaaattgaaaataaaaaaaaaataaaaacattaaaaagtctaagtataataaaataaaataaatttttaataaaagtaaaatgattatGTATCAATTTGTTGGTGAAATGTGACCATAAGCTCACAGGAACCTAACTCTTTATTTCGCCTAGGAACAATGCTTTAGTATTCATGAGTTCCACATTTGTGGCAATTTTGTAGAATGTAACTAGTAGATAATGAAAATTGGTTGTGTTTTTGGATATAAGTTAACATGGTTGATCTAAGGGTAAATAGAGTTTTATAGATTGGGCCATAGGCAGCCCTTCGTGTGTTTCTGGGGCCTAATGCCATTTCTCAATTCTGGTTTCCCTGCCCTTTTCtatctttttagtattttctttaagctaccatttaaaaaaaaatagctactatTTATTAAAGGTCTATTATGCAACAAGTTCTGAACTAGTACTTTATATATCTCATTTATTAATCCTTATAGCCTGTTAAGAAGGTGCTGGTATGTCCTTTATAGAGATGGTTAGGGATCAGGGAAATTTTCACAACTTGCTGTAAGTCACACAACTAGTGAGTGGCTAGGTGTTTTGGACTCCAAAGCACATGCCAATCCTTACTGTATATTGAATTGTATTAGAACAGGGTGGGCAAACTATTGTCTTCAGGCTAAAATTGGTCCCCagcttgttttataaataaagttttattggaacacagccatgccaattttattacatattgtctatgactgcttttgAGCTACAAAGGCAGAGTTGAATATTTGTGCCAGAGATTATGTGGCCcacaaaggctaaaatatttacaatttgtcCCATAAAACTTTACCAGCCCTGTGCTAAACTAAGAGAGGTGGGGCAGTGATACCAGATGaataaggaataaaatagaaaatgtagccataataaaacatttactaGAAGATTATCTAGAAATTATTTATAGAGTTGATTAGTTGCTTGCAAATTTCACACATTATTTAAACCCAATAACTTTCCAACATCTGAATTTTATTATTAGAAATCCTAGCATAGGGTCACCTGACTGGCatagtagagcatgcaactctaatacagtagagcatgcaactcttgatctcggggttgtgagtttgagccccatgtgtggGGTGGtgtttacttaaagaaaaaaaaaattctagcttAGGCCCTCTGATTTAGTGTGACAGATTTGTCACATGATTCAGTTGTggttcttaaataaaaatactgtcaCTTTTTTCTTCAGGTTTTGGTGGAAGCTGCTTTCAGAAAGATGTTCTGAATTTGGTTTATCTCTGTGAGGCTCTGAATTTGCCTGAAGTAGCTCGGTATTGGCAGCAGGTATTAATCTTTCTAGTCGCAACTTTTGCTTAACTTCTGATTAAAACATGTCACCCTTTGTGAGATGTTTTTGACAGAATTTATTTATTCCAGGAACTCAAACATtatattcagtttctttattttaggtttacttattgggcttctgtgtttttgtcttttttgctaATCAACTCTGATGGAAATTTCTGATAAACTATCTGTCTTCTAGTTTTATAACACATTTGCTCTCAGGGTAAAGCAAGAACTATTAATTACAACTCTTCTCTATCCTAAAAGGCAGACAATCATAACAAAGGAAGAACCTGTATTGTAATGCTTTCAAGGTGGTTTGCGTGTGTTGATACTTGTTTTGTCCCTTTGAGATTCACAGAGCTAAAATTAAAGACCCTTCCCAAACTGAAAATAGAGTTCACATTAATTGAGTGCtttccctgtgccaggcactttcttAGGTACTTTGCAtatttcatttagtcctcatCACTAATATTCCCCATTtctaggtgaggaaactgagacttagagacGTTAAGTAATATGTCCAAGATACCAGCCGGTATACATatctttcccaaatattttttctgcaacTTTGTAGTTTTTTAGATTTCAGCAGTGGATGACAGTATaaggaaatgtacatttttaaggaaaatgtacAATGTAAAAGTTTGTTTCATTCAATACAGCATGATGACTTTAGCTTCCTGTCCATCATGGCGAAATGCAGATAAAGTCTTGATTTTCCAACACTCTGGGCTCATTTCACGAGCTCTCAGGTTTTGAGACAGCCCCTAGAAATtcagtgccttaaaaaaaaaaaaacacataaaaactaGTCTCTTTCCTTATATACTGGCCACCAATAGGaagtcttgtttctttatttttactttttttaaaatgtttatttattttttttttgagagatggagagagcgagtgtgagcaggggaggggcagagagagagggagacaaaagatccaaagtgggctctgtgctgatgcagaGAGCCcgtatggggctcgaacccatgaactgtgagatcatgacatgaaccgaagtcagacactcaacccactgagccacccaggtgctcctgaagtCTGTTTATAGACTCTTAGGAGAGTAAAGGGTTAGGCGAGCAGAGACTTTTATTCTTACAATATTTAGTTAAAAACTTAGCCAAGGGTTAGGAGTGCTATGCTTTATCAAGAGGCAGCTATAACTCTGCATTGTTCAACTGTTTTCTGCTCACTTTCTACTTCCACTCAGTTTCGGTGAGGGGTAAGCGTATatggcaggggtggtggtggggctTTGGGATTTGATTGCTTACCGCCTTGCTTCCATAGGGTTTGGAGAAGTTGGCAAAGGAGaactctgttttctctgtgccttttttcaGCTATTATAGCTAGATCTCAAGTGGGGTTGAAACTTAACTGTGCTCCTCATCTTTACATCCATCCCATCTGAGGTTGGTGCATGGAAGCCAAGTGAAAATTTTCAGGATGACTTTAAGTGTGggatggtaattctttttttttttttttttttttaatatttaatagataCTGAAGAGGTTGTTTAATCTTTGCCTCCTGTTACTTTATAAAGCTGGTATTCATACAATAGTACTATAAAACTGTGAGCAGTGTGTGGCATAGGCTTCACCTCTTTTAACTGCACTAATTGTACATGTATACATTGTATAATTGTACATGTAATTTCAGGTCATAGATATGAATGACTACCAGAGAAGGAGATTTGCTTCCCGGATTATAGACAGTCTGTTTAATACAGTAACTGATAAGAAGATAGCTATTTTGGGATTTGCATTCAAAAAGGACACCGGTGATACGAGGTAccagttcttaaaaatatttcaacccCTTTGAGAGTACTAACTGCtcatcttattttgatttttgatagtggatgtgtgtgtgtgaaatatatgtgcatatatatagtataaagaataaaagtaaagtgAACATCTGTATCCTCACAAGAAATAGAATTTTCCCTCTATAAACTCCTTAGGTATTAGAATATATGCCATTTTGTTTCATTATACTCCCTAGCAATACTGATGTTTTTTCCTTTAGAGAATCTTCTAGCATATATATCAGCAAATATTTGATGGATGAAGGTGCACATCTCCATATATATGATCCAAAAGTACCAAGGGAACAAATAGTTGTGGATCTTTCTCACCCAGGAGTTTCAGAGGATGACCAAGGTAAGGCTTTGAGTCTTATGAATCACTGAGTATGGGCCTAAAACTTTTTTGTTCTCTAGAAACCTTtggttgttctgtttttgtttttgtttcttaatgaaatgctgcattaaaaaaaattttttaggggtgcttgggtggctcagttaggcgtccaactcttgattttgattcaggtcatggcctcaacagttcatgggatcaagccttgcatcaggctctgtgctgacagtacagagcctgcttgggattctctctctccctgtttctttgtccctccccccagcgctcgctcgctctctctctctctctctctct encodes:
- the UGDH gene encoding UDP-glucose 6-dehydrogenase; translation: MFEIKKICCIGAGYVGGPTCSVIAHMCPEIRVTVVDVNESRINAWNSPTLPIYEPGLKEVVESCRGKNLFFSTDIDDAIKEADLVFISVNTPTKTYGMGKGRAADLKYIEACARRIVQNSHGYKIVTEKSTVPVRAAESIRRIFDANTKPNLNLQVLSNPEFLAEGTAIKDLKNPDRVLIGGDETPEGQRAVQALCAVYEHWVPREKILTTNTWSSELSKLAANAFLAQRISSINSISALCEATGADVEEVATAIGMDQRIGNKFLKASVGFGGSCFQKDVLNLVYLCEALNLPEVARYWQQVIDMNDYQRRRFASRIIDSLFNTVTDKKIAILGFAFKKDTGDTRESSSIYISKYLMDEGAHLHIYDPKVPREQIVVDLSHPGVSEDDQVSRLVTISKDPYEACDGAHAVVICTEWDMFKELDYERIHKKMLKPAFIFDGRRVLDGLHNELQTIGFQIETIGKKVSSKRIPYAPSGEIPKFSLQDPPNKKPRV